Proteins co-encoded in one Aethina tumida isolate Nest 87 chromosome 7, icAetTumi1.1, whole genome shotgun sequence genomic window:
- the LOC109600766 gene encoding fatty acid binding protein 1-A, liver-like, which produces MDLVTGMYKFECNENFLEYLLAVGVPDDYASVAAFERPTVEFKREDNKIHLISTSKFPNSSNTFVLNEEITEETPIGTLTTFTKLEDNTITATFTVGGVSGMKVYKFDDDSLEVTLNSTNPNIPTARRLYRRIKP; this is translated from the exons ATGGATCTCGTTACTGGCATGTACAAGTTCGAATGCAACGAAAACTTTTTGGAATACCTTCTGGCCGTTG GCGTGCCCGATGATTATGCGTCAGTGGCCGCTTTTGAAAGACCCACTGTAGAATTTAAGAGAGAGGACAACAAAATTCATCTCATCAGTACGTCGAAGTTTCCGAATTCCTCCAACACGTTTGTTCTCAATGAAGAAATTACAGAAGAAACACCCATTGGAACTCTCACg ACATTTACAAAATTGGAAGATAACACCATAACTGCAACTTTTACAGTCGGTGGAGTATCCGGGATGAAAGTTTACAAGTTTGATGACGATTCTCTTGAAgtg acaCTAAATAGTACAAATCCTAATATTCCCACTGCCAGAAGGTTATATAGACGAATTAAaccataa